In the Azospirillum humicireducens genome, AGGGCTGGGACGCCTGCGCCGGTCCCGGCAACCCGTTCCTGTCCCACGCCTTTCTCCTGGCGCTGGAGGATTCGGGGTCGGCGGCCGGCAAATCCGGCTGGCAGCCCAGCCATCTTGCCGCCTATGACGGGTCCGGGCGGATGGTGGGCGCGGTGCCTGCCTACCTGAAAAGCCATTCCTACGGCGAATATGTGTTCGACCACGCCTGGGCCAATGCCTATGAGCGGGCGGGCGGCAGCTATTACCCCAAGCTGCAGGTGGCGGTTCCCTTCACGCCGGTGCCGGGTCCCCGGCTGCTGGTGGCGCCGGGGCCGCAGGCCGATGCGGTCGCCGACGCGCTGATCGCGGCTCTGGAGCAGGTGGCGGAGCGCTACGGAGTATCTTCCACCCATGTCACCTTCCCGGAGCGCGCGGATTGGGACCGGCTGGGCAGGGCCGGCTGGCTGCAGCGGACCGGCGTGCAGTATCATTGGCACAACCGCGGCTATGGCAGCTTCGAGGAGTTCCTCGATGCGTTGAATTCCCGCAAGCGCAAGGCCATCCGCAAGGAGCGGCGCGAGGTCGCGGACAGCAGTGTCCGCCTGCACACCCTGACCGGCGGCGACCTGAAGCCGGAGCATTGGGACGCTTTCCACCGCTTCTATCTGGACACCACCGACCGCAAATGGGGCGGAGGCTATCTCAACCGCCGCTTCTTCCAGCTGCTGGGCGAGACGATGGCCGACCGGGTGGTTCTGGTGATGTGCGAGGATGGCGGGGAGTGGGTGGCGGGGGCGCTGAACCTGCTGGGCGACGATGCGCTGTACGGCCGCAATTGGGGTTCGGACGGGCGCTACCGCTTCCTGCATTTCGAGGCGTGCTATTACCGCGCGCTGGATTTCGCCATCGACCGCGGACTGGCGCGGGTCGAGGCCGGGGCACAGGGCGAACACAAGATCCAGCGCGGCTATCTGCCGGTGCCGACCTACAGCGCCCACTGGATCGCCGATCCCGGTTTCCGCCGCGCGGTGGACCGCTATCTGGCTCAGGAGCGGCCTGCGGTGGAGGCGGAGATCGAAGCGCTGGGCGAGGAGTTGTCGCCCTACCGGCGGGAGGGCTGAGCGCTACTTCCAGCCGGCCAGCACCGCAGCGACGTCGCTTTCCCGCAACGGCGCGCGCTCCGGCGGCGGGGCGCCGTCGACGCGCAGGCCCATCAGCGTTTCCACCAGCGGTTCCGGTCCGTCCGTGACCCGGACTTGCCCGCGCGCGGCGACGTGAGGGTGGGCGTGAATTTCCGCCAGCTCGGGCAACGCCTCGAAACAGCAATCGACCGGGTCGAGCAGGGCTTTCCACTCCGCCAGGGTCCGCGTCGCGAACAGCGCCTCCAGCTCCGCCGTCAGGGCGGCCTGGGGTAGCGGGTCGTCCTGGCGGGCGATCCAGTCGGGGCGGCGGACGGCCTCGCAGAAGCCATGCCAGAATTTGGGTTCCAGCGCCGACAGGGTGGCGAAGCGGCCATCGGCGGTGCGATAGATGCGGTAGCAGGCGGCACCGCCCGACAGCAGCGCCTCGGCGCGTTTCGGCATGGTCCCGCGCGCCGCCGCGGTCAGGTTCAGCCCCTGCCAGCCCAGCACCGTTTCCATGATCGACAGGTCGAGGAAACAGCCGTGGCCCGAGCGTTCCCGCCCGAACAGAGCACCGGCCACCGCCAGCGCCGTCTGCTGGGCCGAGGCGAAGTCGGCGACCGGCAGGTAGCTGATGACCGGCCGGTCCGGCAGCCCGGAGGCATCGAGCCCGCCGCCGACCGCCATGTAGTTCAAGTCGTGCCCGGCCCGCGTGGCATAGGGGCCGTCATAGCCCCAGCCCGACAGGCTGGCATGGACCAGACGCGGATTGAGCCGCCGCAACCGTTCGCGCCCCAGCCCCAGCTTGTCCATCACGCCCGGCCGATAGCTCTCGATCAGCGCGTCGGCCTTCTCCAGCAGCCCTTCCAGCGCCTTGCGCCCGTCCGCCGATTTCAGGTCGAGGCGGATGACGGTCTTGCCGGCGTTCAGCAGCTTGTAGGCGGCGGTGGTGCCGTCGCTGTCGGTGGGACCGAGCCGGCGCAGCGGATCGCCCGCCGGCGGCTCCACCTTCACCACCGTGGCGCCCAGGTCGCCGAGAAGCTGGGCCGCATGCGGCCCCGGCAGATACTGCCCGAGGTCGATGACGCGCAGGCCGGTCAGGAAGGGCAGGGGCATGGCGGCCTCAGCCCCCTGTCACACTCATATGCCGCCCCACCGCCGGACCCTGGTGGCGGCGGTCGATGATGAAGTCGTGACCCTTGGGCTTGCGGGTGATCGCCTCGCGCACCGCGTCGATCAGCGGACCGTCCTCGTCGCTGACGCGCAGCGGCGTGCGCAGGTCGGCGGCATCTTCCTGGCCAAGGCACATGTAGAGCGTGCCGGTGCAGGTCAGCCGAACGCGGTTGCAGCTTTCGCAGAAATTGTGGGTCAGCGGCGTGATGAAGCCGACACGCTGGCCGGTCTCCTCCACCCGCACATAGCGGGCGGGGCCGCCGGTGCGGTGATCGCTCTCGGTCAGCGTCCAGCGCTTCTGCAGCTCGGCCTTCAGCATGGTCAGCGGCCAATACTGGTCCATGCGGGCACCTTCGCCGATGTCGCCCATCGGCATCACCTCGATGAAGGTCAGGTCGAAGCCCTGCTCGCCGCACCAGGCCACCAGCCGGTGGACCTCGTCGTCGTTGACGCCCTTCAGCGCCACCGTGTTGATCTTGATCTTCAGCCCGGCGTCCTTGGCCGCCTGGATGCCGCCCAGGATCTTGTCGAGCTTGCCCCAGCGGGTGATGGCCTGGAACTTGTGCGGGTCCAGCGTGTCGAGCGAGACGTTGATGCGCCGCACCCCCGCCTCGTAGAGCCCGTCGGCATGCTTGAACAGCATGGTGCCGTTGGTGGTCAGCGTCAGCTCGTCCAGGTCGCCCGACTCGATGTGGCGGCCGAGCGAGCGGATCAGCCGCATCACGTCGCGCCGCACCAGCGGCTCGCCGCCGGTCAGCCGCAGCTTGCGCGTGCCGAGCTTGACGAAGGCGCTGCACAGCCGGTCCAGCTCCTCCAGCGTCAGAACCTCCGCCTTGGGCAGGAAGCTCATGTCCTCCGCCATGCAGTAGACGCAGCGAAGGTCGCAACGGTCGGTCACCGACACGCGCAGATACTCCACCTTCCGGCCGAACGGGTCGATCAGCGGAGCGATGGCTGCTGGCGATTGGGCTTCGGACACAGGATCGATCATCGGTGGACTCCACGGGCGGCCGCTGGCGGGCCGCCACAGTATATGTTCGCTACACATACGATGCGCAACGATCGCAGGAGCGTATTCCACATCACGGTATGCCGACTTTGACGGCGATCAAGGGTTCCTGGCGTCACATCAGCTTTTGTCGCACTGCCGCCAGTTGTGCGTGCTGCTGGGCTTCCTCGCGTTCGCGCAGGTCGTCGTCGGTGGTGCGGGGCACCGGCGGGCGGCCCAGGGCGAAAGGCTCGTTGCCGCGCTCGAACTGGTCCCGGACGCGGCAGTCCTCGCACATGCGGATGCGGTTGGCGGCCTCCGGCGTCGCGAACATCGAATGCTTGCCCGCCAGCGCCGTCACGATCTTCTCGATCGCCGACCTGGCGGCGAAGGGCTTGCCGCAGGAGACGCAGCAGAAGGGTTCCTCCTCCTTGATCACCGCCGCACCGCGCGCACGGTCGCGGAAGTCGATCTCCGGCACCAGCGAGATGACCTTCTCCGGGCAGGTGGTCTTGCACAGGCCGCACTGCACGCAGGCATCCTGGGCGAAGGACAGCATCGGCTTGTCGGCATTGTCGAGCAGCGCACCGGTCGGACAGGCGCCGACGCAGGACAGGCAGAGCGTGCAGCCCTCCACATCGACCGAAACCCGGCCGAAGGGGGCGCCCGGCGGCAGCGGCAGCACCTCCACCGGGGCGGGGGCGACCTTGTGCAGGTGGCGCAGCGCCAGCATCGTCACCGTGCGCTTCGGTCCCATCGGCAGGAACATCCCGGCCTCAACCGGGTCCGCCGGCAGGGCCCACAGTTCGTCCGCCACTGCGTCCGGATCGGCGGCGTCGATCACCGCCACCCGGCCGGAGCCGTAGCCGAGCCCGCTGAAGGCGGCCTCCGCCAGCCCGACCTGCGAGGCCAGCCCTGCGGTCTCCCCCTCATTCCCCGGACCGGTCAGCACGCGGACATGGGTGCAGCCATAGGCGAGCGCCAGCGCGAACAGGTCGATGCCGACCTGCGTCACCTCGTGCAGGGCGAAGGGCAGCAGTCGGGCCGGCAGGCCGCGGCCATAGCGCGACATCATTCCGACCAGCTCGTCGCCGTGGCGCGTGTCGTGGATCAGCAGTGCCGGAGCGGTGCCGCCGGCCTTCCGGTAGGTGGATAGCAGCGTGCGCAGCCGCTCATAGACGGTGATTGCAGGTGGCAGGGCATAGGTGGCGGCCCCGGTCGGGCAGACTGCGGCGCAGGACCCGCAGCCGGCGCAGACATGCGGGTCGATGGCCACATGGTCGCCGTTGGGCGTGACCGCACCGGTCGGACAGACGTCGAGGCAGCGGGTGCAGCCGGTTTTGCGGCTGCGCGAATGGGCGCAGAGGTCGGCCTTGAAGTCGACGAAGCGCGGCTTCTCGAATTCGCCGACCAGATCGGCGATCTCCAGCAGCGCGTTGGCCACCTGGACCGCGTTGTCTGGATCGGGGCGGATGTAGCCGTCGCGGCGCTTGTGGTCGGGGAACAGCGGCGTGCCGCCGGTCAGGTCGAGGATCAGGTCGCAGCGGGCCGACGCCCCCTGCCGCACCGGCTCGAACCCCAGCGTTCCGCGCGAGGAGGGCAATGCCGGTGCATAGTCGTCCACCACGATCTCGAAGGCGCCGACCCAGCCGCGCCCGCTGCGGATGCGGCCGCGGAAGATCGCGACATCCATCACCTGCGGCGGGGCGATGTCCT is a window encoding:
- a CDS encoding 4Fe-4S dicluster domain-containing protein; this encodes MKIGDRTVLVCDCAHSIALDGAALGKACGDGSAVTVHTQLCRAQLDRFEKAVANGQPLLVACTQEAPLFSEVAAEVAPDTALTFTNIRERAGWSDEGAQALPKIAALLAEAALPIPPTGALTLTSQGTCLVYGTDERAIEAGRQLAKHLDVTILLSNPKDIAPPQVMDVAIFRGRIRSGRGWVGAFEIVVDDYAPALPSSRGTLGFEPVRQGASARCDLILDLTGGTPLFPDHKRRDGYIRPDPDNAVQVANALLEIADLVGEFEKPRFVDFKADLCAHSRSRKTGCTRCLDVCPTGAVTPNGDHVAIDPHVCAGCGSCAAVCPTGAATYALPPAITVYERLRTLLSTYRKAGGTAPALLIHDTRHGDELVGMMSRYGRGLPARLLPFALHEVTQVGIDLFALALAYGCTHVRVLTGPGNEGETAGLASQVGLAEAAFSGLGYGSGRVAVIDAADPDAVADELWALPADPVEAGMFLPMGPKRTVTMLALRHLHKVAPAPVEVLPLPPGAPFGRVSVDVEGCTLCLSCVGACPTGALLDNADKPMLSFAQDACVQCGLCKTTCPEKVISLVPEIDFRDRARGAAVIKEEEPFCCVSCGKPFAARSAIEKIVTALAGKHSMFATPEAANRIRMCEDCRVRDQFERGNEPFALGRPPVPRTTDDDLREREEAQQHAQLAAVRQKLM
- a CDS encoding GNAT family N-acetyltransferase, whose translation is MPDGNDAITVKVLTGIGEADQQGWDACAGPGNPFLSHAFLLALEDSGSAAGKSGWQPSHLAAYDGSGRMVGAVPAYLKSHSYGEYVFDHAWANAYERAGGSYYPKLQVAVPFTPVPGPRLLVAPGPQADAVADALIAALEQVAERYGVSSTHVTFPERADWDRLGRAGWLQRTGVQYHWHNRGYGSFEEFLDALNSRKRKAIRKERREVADSSVRLHTLTGGDLKPEHWDAFHRFYLDTTDRKWGGGYLNRRFFQLLGETMADRVVLVMCEDGGEWVAGALNLLGDDALYGRNWGSDGRYRFLHFEACYYRALDFAIDRGLARVEAGAQGEHKIQRGYLPVPTYSAHWIADPGFRRAVDRYLAQERPAVEAEIEALGEELSPYRREG
- the moaA gene encoding GTP 3',8-cyclase MoaA, whose translation is MIDPVSEAQSPAAIAPLIDPFGRKVEYLRVSVTDRCDLRCVYCMAEDMSFLPKAEVLTLEELDRLCSAFVKLGTRKLRLTGGEPLVRRDVMRLIRSLGRHIESGDLDELTLTTNGTMLFKHADGLYEAGVRRINVSLDTLDPHKFQAITRWGKLDKILGGIQAAKDAGLKIKINTVALKGVNDDEVHRLVAWCGEQGFDLTFIEVMPMGDIGEGARMDQYWPLTMLKAELQKRWTLTESDHRTGGPARYVRVEETGQRVGFITPLTHNFCESCNRVRLTCTGTLYMCLGQEDAADLRTPLRVSDEDGPLIDAVREAITRKPKGHDFIIDRRHQGPAVGRHMSVTGG
- a CDS encoding CaiB/BaiF CoA transferase family protein is translated as MPLPFLTGLRVIDLGQYLPGPHAAQLLGDLGATVVKVEPPAGDPLRRLGPTDSDGTTAAYKLLNAGKTVIRLDLKSADGRKALEGLLEKADALIESYRPGVMDKLGLGRERLRRLNPRLVHASLSGWGYDGPYATRAGHDLNYMAVGGGLDASGLPDRPVISYLPVADFASAQQTALAVAGALFGRERSGHGCFLDLSIMETVLGWQGLNLTAAARGTMPKRAEALLSGGAACYRIYRTADGRFATLSALEPKFWHGFCEAVRRPDWIARQDDPLPQAALTAELEALFATRTLAEWKALLDPVDCCFEALPELAEIHAHPHVAARGQVRVTDGPEPLVETLMGLRVDGAPPPERAPLRESDVAAVLAGWK